Genomic segment of Leopardus geoffroyi isolate Oge1 chromosome B2, O.geoffroyi_Oge1_pat1.0, whole genome shotgun sequence:
CTTTGCTACCCTTTTTTCCAGGAGGGCAGGAGAATGTAATTATGACACGTACCCTAGACTGAGGCTTCCACTAGCAAAGTGAGACCCCTGACCCTGGGGCAACCCAGGAGGACTTCCTGCCAAGAGGCTCCATTCCTGATTTACTAACTTGCCCCCCAACACATCATCAAAAAACAGCTTGTAGAGGACTGGCTGGCTGCCAGGGAGCAGGACGCGCGTTTTGGGGACTTGGGAGAGACCAGGACCATAGGAGGCTGCTTCCTCTGGAGTCTGAGAGGACATGGTGGCAGTGGCTGGGTCCAGCCTTTCCAGCATTTGCAATAAAAGTGGGTGAAGGTGACAGCAAGTGCCTGGCTCTCCAGGTAGATGCTACGTGACTCCTGGCACGTTGAGAGTCTGTGTTTCCTGGGCGACCAGCTGAGCCAGGGACAAGGAGGACAGGAGTGTGACAGGAatgcaagggagggagggaggcagtgcTGTTGGCTGGCCGGGCCCTCACACGCCACTTCCGTTCTCCATCAGcaccctgcagcctgcttggcACTGCCCCCTTACCCCAGTGGGGGCACTGCATTTCTCTAGCATCCCTGCCATCTTTCCTCTTGctcttggtgggggtggggcccctTCATCTACTGGGGAGCAGGAGGTAGGGGGCCAAACTGTAGGTGGGCAGCCTTGTGCAAGGGAAGGTCAGGAGCCGGCCCCTGCCAGGGTGTGTCAAAGGGCTGGCAACTGTGAACTGAGAGCAGTCTAGGCTGGGGGACTCCAGGATTTCATTTCTCCAGGGCATTTGGCTCAGGCAGGCTGTAAGCTGCCCTCCTGGGTGGGCAGAGACAAGTGAGGCAGAGCCTGACCCTTTTCAGTTCAAGAAAGCTGTGGGACTGTGGGCTCCAAGGGCAGGGACTGTCCCCAGATGGTGCTCTGGGTACTGTGTGTGACTGGATTGGGTCGGGGGGTGGTTAGGGAACGTACCTTCCTGGGGTCTGTGCTTCTGGCCAAAAGCTGAATACGGTGCACCGGGACACTTTGTTCTGTCACACCCTTGCTCTCATTGCCCTCAGGCAACCTGTTTTCTGTAATGAGTGACTGGGAAAGCAGCAGGCTAGGGCCTCTCGAACTCTGAGGGCAGGTCTGGGAGGCAGAGAACCTCAAGTGCCCAGACAGGAAAGTTGTAGGAGCTAGGGGAACTACTACCCCCTTTTCTGGCCAGCCAGTGCCCCAGTCGGGGCTGGTAACCCAGGGGCCCTCTTCCTTCTCGACGCCGCTGGCCAGCACCGTGTGGGCTTGGGGGAGTGGAGTGAAGCCCACACTGTGGCTCCTACTTCACCTTCTCCTGAAGGGGCGGTGGCACCTGGCGCAGGCTGCTGCAGTGCTCAGCTGGGCTCTGAGCCGGCGGCCTCTCCTGAGCAGGCCTGTGCCAGCTGACCTACATGCACCCGGGGAAAGCTCTGGCTTTGACCTGGGGAAGGTGATGGCCCCCTGAGCAGGGTTGAGCCGCCGTTGGGCCCAGGGGCTCCCGGTGGCCAGGTCTCTCAGACACAGGGTGGCCCCTGGTGGGTGCGGACTGAGCCGTGAGGCTGTTGGGTGTGGAGTGACCAGGGTGGGCCGTGGCTGGAGGAGGCCTGTGGGAAGCTGGGGTGGTGGGAGCCAAGTAGCCGGGCCGAGCTGGCAGCCGATGAAGGCCTCAGTGCAGCTCTCAGTGCATCACTGGCTGGTCCAACACCAAAACCTTCAAAGCATTTGCCTTTCTGGCAGGGCCCGGAGCAGAGCTGTGGCTGGGCCGGGGAGAGGCCTCAGTGCGCAGGGGAATAGAAGCTCCAGATCTGCATCCAGAGGCGATTTTCCCAGGCTCCTTCCTCCCACACAGGGGCTCCCTCCCTTGGTTCTGGAGCTGGATCAGGCCCTTCCCGCCAAGTCCTCATGGCTGCACAACTCAGCCCCGGGCTGGGCCGCTTCTGTCTGGGGAGCAAAAATCCAGGGCAGAACCCAGCACACACAAAGGCTCATCAGCTGCAGCCCAAGTCCCCTCCTGCCAAGCATggctcccaggctcccagctgccaggaAGGGCTATTGAGCTGGGAGGCCCGAAACAGCCCAACTTCTGTGCGTCCCCGGTCAGGTCTAATCCGTCCCGGAGCAGAGGATTCTGGGGCTGCGGAAGAGAAAGCAAAGTGGCTAAGAGGACAGACTGCACCAGGACTGCAGGCCACTGGTGACTACCTCTCAAATAGGGCAAGGAAGCCTGGGAAAGCCTCCCGGAGCTGGGCCCCATCTCCCCGGCCTGCAGACTCcacttcctcccccactcaacctTTAACTAGACTTGCTGACAGGAACAAAATGGACTAGGGTGTGCTTCacctcttttcatttcctttgccctCCCTCTGGAAGTGGTTTTAATGAGCAGCAAAATGGCTAAAAGGCAATCAGGAGGAGGAAAGCGCCAGATAATTAAATTGTCTTCCCTTTTCCCAGCGGAACCTTAGCACCCAGGCCAGGCTGCCTAGGAACTGAGGGCCTTTGCACACAGGGTAGGGCTCTGGCTCCATGGCATCCAAGGTCTCCCCTCCTGCCCGCTTCTTTCCAGGGTCCTGGAGCATCCAGATGGAGAGGGGCAACGCACTGGTGGTGCTGCGCAGCCTGCTCTGGCCAGGCCTCACCTTCTTCCATGCTCCCCGCACCAAGAACTGTGGCTACATCTACGTGGGTACCGGTGAGAAGAACATAGACCTCCCCTTCATGCTCtaggggggggcaggggtgtcaGCCTGGAGGGTTTATGTAGAGTCTgaacattattttcataaattgcaGTGGATTTGCTCAGTCTGTTCTGTTTTGCTGCTTCTCCACACCTCCACCTTCATCTGGTGGCCAGGCTCTGAGGAGAGGCCACTGCGCTGGGAGAGCCAGCTCTGGAGCAAGTGGCAGAGGGCTGGAATGTGccgagggagggggggagggggggagagagagagagagagagagagagagagagagagagagaggagaggagagagagatggagagatgatgGTGGGTGGAAActgctgggagtgggggaggggaggggacagccaggAGCCTTCCGAGGAAGGCAGCTCAACTTATTTCCTCGAAGCCCTGCAGGGTGAAGAGCTGAAGGCGGTCAACACAGGGCTAGGGAACCATCTTGGCCTATCACAAGGGATTAGTGACTTGACGTTCAGTAACTGGCTAGAAATGGGCTCAAGGCCCCTGCACTTCCCAGGCAGTGAGCACACATAACCAGTGGTGGAGTCCATGAGCCTGGTTTATGATATTCTTTTTTGGGAGAACTGCCAGTTATAGGACCACAACTGCTGCTCAGGGACCCCGCCACCCTCCCAGTGCTGTCACCAGGCAGGGTGAGGGCACTGAAGTTGGTCCATTGCCTCCTGTGCCTGCCGTGCCCATTGGAGGAGCTGGGCCAGAGTACAGGAGCTCTGGTCACGTTCTCAGGAAGCTCTGCCCCATCAGTGATACAGCACCAAAGGCTTTCTTGAGTAGGAGATGTTGTCTTTCAGGAGGGGTGACCCCACAGCCATGCGCACTTTGTTCCAGCGGTGGCCTTTATTATAGATGGGCTTGACGGAGTGGGGAGACCAGCGGGTCAGGTACCTGTGGAGGGAGGGTAGGGAGGTGGCTGTGAGGGCAGTGGCCCACGCTAGAGCTGGGAGAGTGGGTACTGTCTCCTCAGGCCAGAGCCTTTCACCAGTTTCTCTTCTTGAGGAGCAGGGGCTTTTCCTGGGAGCAATGACTGAGTGTGCCGTAAGCAGATGGGCTGGGCTCTTGCTGCCTCAAGTGTGTGTGGCCAGGGTCAGGCAGCCCAGGGCCACGCGCTCCCTTGATCTTTATGAGTTGTCAGTGTTTGTGTGTATACTtgctgggggaggaggcgggggaagAGGTTGCCCAGAGAGCAGATcattcctctctggcctcagtcatggggagaggagaggctgaTGTAAGGCCTGGAGGaatccttccctcttccccacttggcTCCCTCTGCCAACCCAGCCTTCTGGGAGCTCCCCTGGGCAGCCATACTGGTGTAGGACCCTTGCCCCTCACCCAACCCATGATGGGAGCCAAGGGTGAGGGCCTGTGGCACAGACCTAGCCCAGGAAGGTTCCTGTAagcaggaggggggtggggaaagatggCTGCCGCCCACAGTCCTTTGGCCTCCTTTGGGGATGGCCAGGGCCCTGACAGTTCCCGGAAAAGTGGCTCATGCCGGCTGGGACTGGGGTTTACTCCATCCAGAATGAAACCTGGATCTTGTCCAGAGAGGCCCACCCTTCGTCCTGAAAGCTCAGCTATGGCAAAGCCaggctcctcccctgcctccactcGAGGCTGGGGCTCAACCCAGCCACCTCTAGAGACCCTCATATGAgaaactttttcattaaaaaaaattaatcaccttGGTTGAAAATTTTtggataaaactggaaaaaaaaaaaaaaaaaaaaaaaaaaagattgctgatTTATACATTTCAGCTGAACTCCCCCGGACCTTGGTTTCCTGCTCTTAGCCTCGTGCAAAGGGATCAGCTCTGAGAGGAAGTAAAAAGCTGTGGGAAGTGCTGGCCTACACTCCAAGtatgggcagggagggaagggctcTCCAGTATACTGTCAATGTCAGTGCCCCCATCAGGGAGACTTTTGTGTAGTAGGTGGGGCCCAGGGATGGCCTGTCTATGGCTGGTGGTGCTGGGACAGCAGAAGAGTAAAGGTAAAGGGAGGGGAACACCTGGCAGGTCCCCGAGCTGCCATCTCCCAGTTTTCAGAAGGGGTGAAGAGATGTAGTATGGGAACAGGCTCCCCAAAAGGAATGCTCATTGGGATCAAGGACCCCAGAAAATCTTGAGGCTGACCAGGTTCTTCAGAGCTGCTACCCTAAGGCCGTTTTCCCCCTGCCCTGGAGAGACCAGCGGGAAGCCGGGCTTTGGCTAGCCCTGGGCCTGATGCCTGTGCCACATGGAACAGCCAGCTGGCAGGGGGGAGTGCCTAGGTGGCCTCCAGTTAGCTCTCTGGGGAAGACTCCAGCTCTAGGAAGAACTGAGGCTCCTTTCTATCTCTCCTGAAGGGGCCAGGGAAGAGGGAAGTGTagctccccagggcccagcagagcCTGGGCCAGTATATGACAGCTCAAGGACCTCTGGATGGAATCATAAAGTCCCTTGCAAGGGAATCAAACTCCCTCGTAGTCAGgacttcccctccccacccccctcagagTGGCCTTTTGCAACTCAAGAGCCCCCACACATCATCAATCCCGTGTCACGTTAAAGGACACCGGATATATGGGAGGGAGCCTGGCCTTGCTTCAAAGGCCTGAGGGCAGGATGGATTGTGTCCTCAGGCCGGCTGCTGTCTCTTTACAAGTCAGAAGGGAGGGTAGGCTCAACCCCCAAATGGTCCAGGAAAGGCAGGAAGAGGTTAATATGATCTGCTCCCCCAGGGCTGCGGGCAAATGACACAGCTGGCAACGTGGGAGGTACAGGTGGAGATGGGCATGGGGCCAGGGTGCTGGTGAGGTGTCAGTGAAGACCCAGCTCTGGCCCTGCACCCCCGGTCCGCTGCCTGGCCTCCCACCCTCTGTGTCTGCCATTTTGTTGGGGATCAGCCTTAGAGGTTCGCTGTGGGTGCAGTGTCTTGCTCTGCTTCAACCATCTTTGGTCCCCTATAGACAGCAGTTATAGTAGCAGCTGGACAGActgcagagggcaggggctgctgatggggggggggggggacaagaagGAAGACGAAAATCAACTTTATAAACCCAGATCTACTCTCAACAAGGGGGTATTACAGATCTAGTAAGACATGAGTATGGTAAAGGAGCTGTCTGGGAGTGTGAGACAGGAATGTGTTTCTATACCAGAGGGGGCCACCCTGCTTAGGCTGAAAGGCAGACTGATTGATTCCAGGATCTAGGGGCCTTCCTCTCCTCTACATAAGCTCAGGACCTCCCAGGCTGCCATGAACAGCCTTGCAGGTTAACTGCAGGACTCTAGGGAGCGCCATTTGCAATCTGGTCTATGTGGATGCTAAAGCTCTGTAGTGTAGGATGGGCACAGTGGCCCTACCCCAAAGAGCCCTCCCATTTCTAAGGCCTCATTTTGCCCTTTAGTAACCCTAGTGCTGGGATACCGAAGTTTGTAGAAGTGCTCTGACATTCCCATAGCAACTCAGTATGATGTCATAAACAGGGGATTAGCACATTCTAATGCCCAACCAGCAGTCCTTCTTACCCTCTTTGCCCCTATGCTAAGTgcccagctggggagggaggaggagagaggctgaGGCCAGCAGGGGAGGCTCACAGAAGTGTGCACGGCGTCAACCGCAGCGGCGGTGGGTGCTCATGCTGGGAGGGATGGAATGGACAGCCAAGCAGCCCTCTAGCTTTCAGAGCTGTGGGACGAGCTCCAGTAAATGGCTTCCCCAGTGGAATACAGTGAGAGCCGAGGGGCTGCCAAATGCTCCTGGTGCTGACACCCAGGTTTGCTTACCGATTGAGCTGGGGTTTGCTCTTCGGAACAAATCCTTCAGGAAGCCGAGGCCTGTGATTTGGGAACAGACCTGAGTGGAAGCAAGAGCACATGTGGGATGGTCTTGTAGCTCCCTTTGCAGCTCTCGGGTGCTAGAGGGAAAGCCCAGGGGGGCAGGAAGTTGGCACCAGGTGGCGGGTATAATGAAGACTCTGGATGTCCATTTCTCTTCCAGGAGGGGCGGGAACATGGGGTGGCCAGCGAGGGGTGGGATCGGGGGGATGGCACCTAtagccctctgcccctcttaGCCCCGAGAGGGCATTCTACCTGCCCGGTGTGCCATCTTCACACACTCCTCAATCTTGCGGTGCTCTTCCTGGCACAAGCCTGTGATCCTTCGAGGCAGCATGCCCCCGCAAGGCCGGATGAACTGACTAAGCAGCAGAACATCCTGGTGGAAAGGGAAAACTGCAGACACTCAGCTGGTAGGTGTTTGATATAGGGAACCACGGCCTTGTGGCCTACAGGGGAGGCCGTCCCACCCCAGCACTCCAGGGGGTTGATATCTCTCTCAGGAACCAACCTGATGCCACACCTTCTATATAGAGCTTTGCACACTGTTCCACCTTTACCCTAACAAAAGTTAAATCCCAACTTGATAAGATTTTCCAACCTATAACCAACTCTAAAGGCTCTCAGCTCCTCCATAAGAATCTTTCATAGATTAGAAAACAAACTCTTCAAGAAGGgttaatcttggggcacctgggtggctcaatgtgttgagcattggactctggattcagctcaggtcatgatcttacggtttgtgagactgagccccatgttgggttctgtgctgagcgtggtgcctgcttaagattttctctctccctctgccctcccctgcttgctcttaaaaaaaaaaaaaaaaaaaaaaaagtgcattaatCTTTCGAGCACCAGCAGCATCTTTTCTGGTAATGAAACGTCTATTATTCTCCTTGGGTGAGATAGGGGGCATGTCACAGATTTCCACATAAGAGGGAAAGTGGGAAAATGGGTACCATTTCTACCCCAAAGCCTACATGCCATGGGACCAGAATACACACAGACCGCCCCTCCAACCTATGCTCTTCCCTTGGAAGTGCGAGGCAGCATATGAGCTGAGTGGGAGGGGACCAGGGTTGTGAAGTTGAATGCCACATCTTCTTAAGCCCCCTATGAGCAGATGTGAATGGATCCTCAGGCTTCCTTTGGACTGTGAGACCGCTTTGGACAAGTGAAGGAAACAAGGACAaacagagccaaaatcaagaccagAGTTGAGTTCCCCTTCCAACTTTCATAGGGTGGCTGAGGGGGTTAAATAAAAGGCTATTACTTCCTGATGGAGATGGCAGCCCCGCCCACCTGAGGGGCCTGGCATGCCAGTCTCAGCAGTCATGTTCCACAAACGGACTTGCTGCCCTGGCAGGCGCCTCGCTGTATAACCGCAGATTTGTTTTAATCACTGGACAGCTCCTCAGGGACCCGAGCCCCCAATTCCCACCCCTGTAATCTTTAGAATCTGGTGAAAAGAACTTGGATTAGATTATCCAGGACTAATAAACTGGGCCCACAGCCCCAGCCCCCCCACTGCAGGCTGCCAAGCAAGCCGACAGCTTTGTGCAGCTCAGGCTAACATTGTCCTGAGTGGAAAGGggtaaaaggaaaacaactttaGCCTTTACCTCGGAGGGGATTGGATTTCTTCTGCTGGATAAACACAGCCAAATCCATTTCCTGGAAACGGCTGGTAGAAAGAGTGCCCCATGGTGGTTAGCAGGTGTGGGCTTCACTTCCCCATTTTCAGCTGGGATTCTAAGTATGGACACAACCCCACTAACTTCATGTCACAAGAAGCTGTCAACACTGCTCCGTGACCTGCAGGCTTCCGATTACTTCAGGCAGTTATGAGCAGAAGGGCCCGGGGCAGAGTGAAAGGAGCCCCCCTCCCTGCTGGGTGGCCCGGAGCCAAGGCTCCCGGCCCAGGAGATTAGTCGGGTCATTCTGTTCAGATCCCATGGGCATGTGGCCTCTCCTGCTCTTACCACCTGACCGGGATCTCTGCCCTTAGTCATCCCATTCCACAGAGGGGCACAGGGACAACTTGCAGGTCAAATTGGCCCAGAGCCTGAATCACCTGAAAGCTAAAAATAGGGTGCTTAATGTCACCAATAGAACTCTGAAGGACAAGTATGGATTTTTCTAGGGCTGCGTCCCTTCCCCCAAGACCTCCCTGTTTCTAGAGAGGATGGCGAACAGCAGTCAGGATAGTAGGCTCTGCCTGGGTTTTGTATCCCTAGAGTTTATATCCTGGCTCTGATACTAGCTGGGTGAACTGAGGCAAATTCATCAACTTTTTCATGCCTCGaatttcctcatctagaaaacaAGGGtgaaaaaaatacctatttcaCAGGGATATTGTGAAAGCTAAGTGAATTAAGACATGTAAAtgcttacaacagtgcctgacatggagCCTGCACTCAGTGCGGGTTACGTCTTGTTGTTATTCACCATTATCACTTTTCCGTGGAGACAACAGCTCTAGAAGAGCTGGAGCGAACAGGAGCCTTTATAGCTTCGTATGGAAAGAGACAGTAATGTGTCCCCAGAGCATAGTGAGGACTCTCCAAATATACCCTCctaagaaaaggcaaaaagtcAAATCTAGATCCTGATTTCATCCCCTTGGGAACACGCCCTGCAAGACTGGGTTACAGGGCCCTGGTGGTCTGAACTGTATGCAACCAGACCATGATCTAAGTTAGTGACTCTCAACCCTGGCTACACATTAGGATCAccctgggagctttaaaaaatcatgatggccaggctccaccccagaccaatAGAATCAGTGTCTGGGGcggggctgtttttttttttttttttttaagctccctgGCACAGCCAGGGTTGAGAGCCATTGAACAAAATGCTCCTGTCTTTGGTGGCTCCATGAGATGCAGTGGCTggtgggtggggttggggttggggagtGGGGATGCTGCTTAAGTGAACCAGGGACCATGACCTCCATGACATGCATAACCGAGTGTCTGAGTAGACTCACCTCATAGCCATACTTGTGTTTCAGGTTCCACCGGCAGATGGGGCACTGGCCAGTGGGGTTAGGGGGGTTTGGACTTTCCTTGGGAGTCCCTGTCATCCGGCCTTCAATctaggaggcagagaaagagagccagtGAGGAGAAGGCCACGTGGGGCTTCAGATCCTTGGCAACCCCCAAAATGGTGAGATGCTGGGGAAAGTTCATCTCTGGGGACCTGTGGGAGTGGCTGATAGGTCTCTCCACCCAAACTGTGCTGGTGGTTCTGCAGCTTTTGTATACTGGGCCTTAGGGGTGGCCAGAGACACACGGTGGCATGTAAGAGTAGTGGCAATTAGACTTAATGTTGATGGCAAGAGGGAGGGGTTTGCTTTATCAGCTGAACACCATCTTCCCttcctcaaacaaaacaaaacaaagcaaaagaaaacaccagAACATCATGTTTCGTGCTTTgggaaaaagtaataaatgcaTATGCTAAGAAGTTTCAAACTGTGCAGGGATACACAGTTAAAAGGAAGTCTCCCTCCCATCCCACATATCCTTCTCAGAGGAAAGTGCCATTTCCAGCTTCATCTTACAGAGGTAAGTCTATGCCAGTGGTTCTCCACCAGGCAGGATTTTGCCCCCCAGGGGATGTGGGACAATGTCTGAGACATTTTAGATTGCCAcagctgggggatgggctacTGGCATCTAGCTGGGAAGCTGCTAACTGTGCTACAAGGCACAGAACAGCCCCCACAACAGATTTAGCCAGCCCCAAATGCCAACAGCACTGAGGCTGAGAAAGCCTGATCTATGCCTCTACAAGCAGGTATCGTGTACcctcctgctttttctctctctttttaaaacacacgTGGGAAGATACACTCCCCCGCCTTCCTCCTtgctttcatcattttggatGCCACCTTTCAAATCCTGCTGAGGCCACGTGTGCAATGACCTCCGCCATTGCTGCTGTATCCTGTGACACAGCCTTGTAATTAATAAGCCAATGATCTGGGAGGCAGCTCTGATTACAAGAGGGGGAGTTTAGAAAGCCTTGCTGATTGAGGCCATAGATTATGAGAGCGAGGCTGGGCTCTGGGAGGAAAGCAATACTGTCTCCTGGGGGAGAACTGGCAAAAGGGAAAGGGGGTTGGATGCAATGCAAGGCTGTACGGGCACTGCTACCTAACTTTCTACCAAGGCTACCACAGCCATGCCAGAAATGGAGAAGTGCATTGGGGAAAACGTGGAGACGCATGGTAGGTCTTGGGAGGAAGTTAAGGCGGACCTGACGGGGGagagagctaacatttattgactcCCCACTGTATGCCTGGCTGTGTGCTAATAATGGTTCACATGTACCACCCCATTTCACCCCTATGACCTAGTGAGGGAAGcatcataatattattttatagatgaagacagTGAGACCCAGAAAGTGAGCAGTACCCAAAGTTAGCCAGGGGTCTCACAGTGCCACAATGTCTCCACGTTTATTTTGCAAATAGCAAATTCACGCTCCATATGGAAAAACACTCCATATTCAAAGGTCAGATATATTTTTCTCCACCAGCATGGAGTTTCTAGGGTAAATGCTTGTTTTGGCTTTGAATAAGGGAACCAAAAGAGGTGCCCAGAGGGATGGGAGCCCCCTAAAAAGAACTGTTTTGAGGTTAACCAGTGAAAAGCTGGAGGAAGTATTCTGGGGAAGACCCAAAGAGGGAACCCAAAGAGGGCTTGTCCTGGGGATAAGACTGCCTTGAGGAGGATCAAGCGTGGCTGGCTGCCAGAAGGGTTAAATCCCTGGTTGACATGGAAGTTAGAGGCTTCTGGGAGCTCTGTGGAGTAGTTGAGGGTTTCTTGGAAGCATGGCAGGCCATGTGAAAACAATGTTGTCTTTTAGGGATTATAGGATAATCTAGGCCCCATGACTGCCCGAGGAAGGGAGGTGAGATGGGCCCACTGAGGGAAAGGGGGGAGTAGGTGGATGAAGAATCATTCTAACTACTTAACCAACAGACAAGCCAGCGCACTAGCTAGAGAGCCCAGGGCCCAGACAGTGTCACCTTTTAACTGTGTCACTTAAGAAGTAGCTTGGTCATTCTAGGCAGGAAAGAAAGGGACTGAGATCCAGGCTCCCCACCATGGGCCAGCTTATTTGGGCTTTCCAGTCTCACCACTGCCTTAGTTTCCCCTTTAGAAAACTGATTAATCACCCACCAAAGAACGTATCAACAAAGACCTCTGAGACCTTGTCATACAAAATGCCACTGTAATCAAGTAACAGAGGCCTCAGTCCAGGCACAGTGACCGTTTCTGATTCAACCACTACAGTGCACAGCTTGAAAAATGGTAGACTGTGGGATTTATGATAACAGAGGGAGCTGCTCCTGAAGCCAGGAGTCCAGTTTGGGCCTCCGTCCATCTGTCCCTCCCAGACAGCTACAAGCATTAAAGAGGCTGTAGTGGCCAGCTCAATGATACTTACTATAGTTGTCTTCCCTTCTTGGATCTCCACCACTACAGagataaaggggaaaaattaGGTCAGCCATTTAATAAGGAACAGGGAGTTTCAAATAATAGCTCAAATTCTACACATGCAGAAAAACGGAGCTTTCAGTCTGCACTCTCCCACTATCCCCACCCACAGGGTTCACCTCCAAGTGCCAAGGCTCTATGCCCTTGAGGCTAGGTGGGGGCAAGCCTAGATCCCCAAGTAATATCATCTCTCTGGGATTAAGGGTCTCcacattgtttttgttgttctgagCCAAAATTCATCTTGGTTCTAAACCAGGGGAATTGGCAAGATCCTACCCTACCATGCCTAGCGATGTGACCTTagaggtgaggtgggggtggggacagaagcaTCTCAAAGGTCTTCAAAAGTACCTACTGCATGTGTCCTTTCATGACAAGAATCAGACAAACATGGCTTCTGACCCTGACGTTTCAGACACAGGACTGAACTAATGCTGTGCCAGCGGCCCCACAGCAGATAAGCGGATGGCACTCCCAGAACTCAGCCTGGGAAGCTGGGTTACAGCTGTATGAGGCAGCGGTGTGACTTaactcctctgtccctctccactcctctcctGCAGGGTTGCACCTTTGCTGTATGTACACTGGAGAggatggtgg
This window contains:
- the MRPS18A gene encoding 39S ribosomal protein S18a, mitochondrial isoform X2, with protein sequence MAALNVLVYPCGRLLRGLLAGPVATCWARPPARGFREVVEIQEGKTTIIEGRMTGTPKESPNPPNPTGQCPICRWNLKHKYGYEPFPGNGFGCVYPAEEIQSPPSGLTVQRKPEDPFTSAHRGLKKMWHSTSQPWSPPTQLICCLALPREEHRLEGRSVCILVPWHVGFGVEMVPIFPLSLLCGNL
- the MRPS18A gene encoding 39S ribosomal protein S18a, mitochondrial isoform X1, with product MAALNVLVYPCGRLLRGLLAGPVATCWARPPARGFREVVEIQEGKTTIIEGRMTGTPKESPNPPNPTGQCPICRWNLKHKYGYEDVLLLSQFIRPCGGMLPRRITGLCQEEHRKIEECVKMAHRAGLFPNHRPRLPEGFVPKSKPQLNRYLTRWSPHSVKPIYNKGHRWNKVRMAVGSPLLKDNISYSRKPLVLYH
- the MRPS18A gene encoding 39S ribosomal protein S18a, mitochondrial isoform X3, with translation MAALNVLVYPCGRLLRGLLAGPVATCWARPPARGFREVVEIQEGKTTIIEGRMTGTPKESPNPPNPTGQCPICRWNLKHKYGYEDVLLLSQFIRPCGGMLPRRITGLCQEEHRKIEECVKMAHRAAPESCKGSYKTIPHVLLLPLRSVPKSQASAS